In the genome of Ctenopharyngodon idella isolate HZGC_01 chromosome 16, HZGC01, whole genome shotgun sequence, the window CAGATGACGGTCAAACACTGGTACTTTAATGGCAGGCCGACTCAGTTGGTCCTGCAAAGCCTCATTGAATGTGAACCTACAGGATAACATAAATGTGAACTGGATATtagaaaaaaggaaaataaaataacagagaAGGACAATTACGATACATTAAGCTACTAATAGACAGGTATGTCAGCCTGGCCAAATAATTGGATAATATTTAGTGATTTTAAGATTATCAGTATCAGCCGATAACTCCAAAATGTATTAATAGCCTTTTCAATGGAtaagaatatacagtatataccaGTGTTCTTACCACTGAGCCTGCCAGGCCATGAATCTAAAGGTTGGGTAGAGAAACCACCCCATCTCAGACAGCACCCCCTTCTGGTCGATCGCAAAGAAGAAGTTTGGTGAAGGTGTGATCTGGAATGTGACATTCACTGGGCTCCCCTTTCTATTGAAAACAATCCACATgtcaaaaatgatttaaaaacatttaatacttTAATACAAACGTAATACtgcatgattttaaaacatttgtgattgatttaaaaacatttaagaagTTTGATAAATCATGCAGCATTGTAAATAGCACAAGTAAAGGCAGGTGTACACTGTACGAGTTCGGACACTAGGGAGGTTGTGAGCCATTGCACACGTTACGACTCAGTTAACCTGATAATTATGTTAAAGCAGCTGGTACATGGCACGACTGTACTGCACGGCTAGCAAGTGGAAAAAGCATGTGCTTTTGCGCTAAACATGGCGACTGGAGCTTTCAATGTTGCTGCAATAGGTTGGGAGGTGCTCGTAACATACTCGGCTTGGCATGTGCCGTGACCATACGAGCATCAACAATTTCCACGTGATTTCtcctgagagagaaaaaaataaataaaaaataacctgCAAGTTCGTatgacagcaaaaaaaaaaaaaaaaaaaaaaaaaatcacactgtgTACACCCAACATGAGGCTGCAAACGTTAAATAAAGCAGTGCTCGAGTGTTACGATGGGTTCTTCGACAACACACAACCAATCAAAAACTGCCTCAGTGCTTATCTTATTTAATATTCattgttaatattaaaatattcaatatgTGCCATCACTGAAACTTTCACATGTGATTTCAGCATCTTAAGGAAACTACTTTAAACATTGTAACATGACGGCAAGTGCGTTAATTTGAGTGATGaagagttttatttatttgctgaaGCATATTGTAACATTTGCAACATGTTTGTTCCATGTTGACTAATCAATTCTATTAATTTcataaacatgcaaataagaaccagtgttattttggtatttttatttattaatattttgatttagcttttatttttatattttcagtttttattttaagatttatattaagttttagtaattttgttatatggttttgtcatttttatttggtttttatatttctatttctatttagttttagttttatttaaattttaatttgagtaattttagtacttaaacttttttattttagttagttgccaacttattttatcacatttttcatctaaaattaatattttatttcagctttatttcacttaacaaaaaaaactatttgaatagttttagttaacaataacaacactgataagaacattaaaggtgcaatatgtaatattttctgtctgctagaggtcactagaggcctattcaaaacaaaggcgtagcttgatgacaccaagtttgagcgtggaatcttgggacaagtggtcttcacctcaacggacggtgcaaaagaataggaataggactcgggaagaaatcatgttcatggatgagattattaacgttactgtagtatgaaacagagcaggaccgagtgttgtgggagctgaacgaggccgctggagcgattgcgcaacacacgcatcacgagcagcggaacttttattatgccagtCACCGGCGCTGCTGCCGCTTTTCAGgccatgagtatgaggtaacgcagcactgtttatcatattagatacatttgagtgtgttgaaaatgatgttataacgttactctgtgcattcgctcggtggctgctgtgagacacttgttacacactgcagtaagctagatcgattttagaatatcatattaaatactggatggtttgtgttgataaatggcatgccattaattttaaaacgtattgtatgatggagaaaatgctgtattactgttactaaaaataaagctacatctgattatgctatgttagccacttgacaaatagtgtttttctctgaggcatggtaaagcatggtactcgcaaaaaatcaagaaaattagatttaaacaataagactaaacatgttgagctatataacaataattagttttctgtctataaatatatcaaaacagttgttcccttgcctattaaaacatgtacatattaATGCgtgtttggtgtttccatggtttctacaaaataaaaccggaaaccgagggtaacgcgggtatgacgcaattgacaggggactcctcacacgtcccggagccttggttaaaattgctattttctcacgatttacaaatagttggaaacatttgggatattgtaagtactcaagtgaacaaaatatataacactggcctagtggtttttggatattttactacaacaatcttacatattgcacctttaaccctGAAATTACAAATGTACAGAGTGAAATCTCAAAATCTGAGTAccaacaaataattacaaacccagaataacaaataaaatatggaaTACAACAAATCTGTGATTATGTTAACCCAGGGGTAAGAACAAAcaatttcaagtgtgaaaaatCCATCTCtagctctctttctctgtgcCCAGTCACGGGCTAGAAACAATTTGCTCACCGCAGGGCTTGCATGACTGAGGGTTCAATATGAACCATAGACGCAGGTATGTTGAGCGAGGTGGAACATTCTTCTCCTGAGCAGTTCATGTCCTGAATGGGATTCCCGGGCAAGGCATACACCAAAACCCCAGTAGCATTGGATTCAGCCATGTTTTTTAtcttaaacatttaaagacattgttaatcGGGCCATATCTAGCGTCTTGAACAAATATCCATGTTGCCTTGCTCATGTAGCTCACCTTTGTGAAGAAAGAGCATCCACCCTCAGACACCCATGCGACAGTACCTTTGACAGATGTCACAGGTTCACAGCCATCACCTGCATCAAGCAATCTGTATGGATCTGCACCCCAGCGACCATTCAGCCAGTCGTATCGGGCATTCAGACGCTTGGCGATCACCGGTATGCTCCAGTCTGCAATTCCAGAATGCATCAGTTATCTAATGAATATTTAAGAAATGACACCCCAAGTATGATAAAATGGTACAACCAATTCATGTGATCCCATCAAGACATTCATACTCGCCTGGAGAGGAGAAAACCACCTGAGCGAGGCCGCAGTTGTGACCACCGCACCCCCATGAGTACAGAACTCTGGGTATCCAGTTTCCCAGTGCAAACACAGGCGTAGGAGAGAAATGCAGTCTGGACAAGATCTCTTTTCCTCTAACAAGACAAAATGGTgtcttaatgttaattaatgcctTAATGATATAACTTTTGTGTACTGTAGTGGTACAGTGCTACAGACATGGTGTCACCTGGTAAtaccatctatctatctatctatctatcaatacAGTTGATGGTATCAGATAGTTTTACCATGATAGTAGTAGCATGGGTACTTTGATATATACTACGATAttgtttacatattcatataccatggtaattatttaaatggttCTCCAAGGTAATTTAAAGAATACTACAGTATTACCATGATGTCCtaaattcataataaaacatgatactggatggatggacggatggatggatggatggatggatggatggatggacggatgaatGGAAATCTGGAATGaaggatggacggatggatggaattctggatgaatggatggaaatTTGGATAAATGGGTGGAAGGaatgaaggatggatggatggatggatggatggatggaaggaagatggatggatggaaatttggatgaatggatggaaggaaggatggatgatggaaagaaggatggatggatgatggatggaaatTTTGATAAATGGAATGAaggaaagatggatggatggcagGAAGGAGGGATGGAAGGAATATGGATGGATAGAAAtgtggatgaatggatggaaggaaggatggatggatggatgatggatggaaatttggataaatggatggatgaatggatggatggatggaaggaggAATGATGGAAAGAAggaaaaatggatggatggatggatggatggatggacggacggacattTGGATgaatggaaggaaggaaggatggatggatggatggatgaatggaaggaaggaaggaaggatggcAGGAGGGAGGGATGGAAGGAAAGATGATGGATGATGGGTGGAAAtttggatgaatggatggaatgaaggatggatggatggatggatggaagttaataaatgaatgattacataaataaatgtaggaactaaaaaaaaaaaagaagcctggtctgtctgtgtctgtctttaACCATGGTAATGACTGAAATGTTTTTCCAAAGTAATCTATAGAATGCTTCAGTATTATCTTGATGTCCAAAATCATAAAATCTGGtactttttgaaataaataaaaaaaatactgcacatATATACATGCATCTACAGTGATAGTATCAGATGGTAATATCATGGTACTCTGATACTGAACAATAACCAGGTCTGTGTATCCATGTCAGTACCTGTGGGTAGCGGCTCTGTACACCTGTTCTCTCATCCAGAGGGCGTCCTGTACCGCAGAGTCATCCAGGGACAGGAGCAGGATTTCAGTGTTGGACGGCAGATATTCCAGCAGGTCTGACAGAGACTCGCTCCACGTCCACAGACACTCCAGAAAGGCGGATTTATTAGTGAACGCGTGAATGATGAGCGCGCGCCTCGAGTCATTCTGAGGATTGTAAATAAACACTCCATCCAAAGTTTGGACCTGAAAGGCAGGAGCAGGATCACCAGGTTCAAACCCCCCGAGACCTTCACTGGACCTTCCTTTGGATCTGGTGTTACCTGTATTCTGCTCTACAAAGTCTATGTGCTCCAGATTATCAAACGATTTCGCATTTCTCGGAGGAGTCGTTGCATTTACGCGAAACGCAACGCAGAAATATAACAGATAAAAATTAATCAGCAGTAATCGACAATAAGACATgattcttaattaaaaatggGCATTTCTTTGTTCATAAACACGTACGTGAACTATTAAGCTGTTCGTAAAAGGATCTGGTCCTGAAACTGTTTATCTCTACATTGTTTCACTTTTATTCAAGTTCTTCCTCATATGGATAAACGCGGGGGCGTGACCTACGGAGGCCTGTCAGGTTTGAGTGACACGTTCAAATGGCCAATAAGAGACGAGAAGTGGCAGATTACTATGCAGAATAATAAATAGAATCATGCATAGAACAATACTGGAGTGGAAAGAACAGCAACGACTATTATAatctgtttcattttatttaatcgGATATCCATTTCAGGGACTTTTATGTtatgtttcttttaattaattgaGTCATTTTAGAATTATTAATATACCATTAAAGTAggctatttattaatattttgaattagctttgatttttatattttatgtttcaaatttaagtttta includes:
- the si:dkey-256h2.1 gene encoding uncharacterized protein si:dkey-256h2.1 isoform X3, whose translation is MSYCRLLLINFYLLYFCVAFRVNATTPPRNAKSFDNLEHIDFVEQNTGNTRSKGRSSEGLGGFEPGDPAPAFQVQTLDGVFIYNPQNDSRRALIIHAFTNKSAFLECLWTWSESLSDLLEYLPSNTEILLLSLDDSAVQDALWMREQVYRAATHRGKEILSRLHFSPTPVFALGNWIPRVLYSWGCGGHNCGLAQVVFSSPDWSIPVIAKRLNARYDWLNGRWGADPYRLLDAGDGCEPVTSVKGTVAWVSEGGCSFFTKIKNMAESNATGVLVYALPGNPIQDMNCSGEECSTSLNIPASMVHIEPSVMQALRKGSPVNVTFQITPSPNFFFAIDQKGVLSEMGWFLYPTFRFMAWQAQWFTFNEALQDQLSRPAIKVPVFDRHLMHGETGAQAVVDLPGDILNYDVLELDASLSCPGRRDETCAHWDHTVQLYVCCDQTSPYCNLELGRWITAFRRGTGHWLTDVSPLIPLLNNNKCSFTMKTVPWAMPWMTSLNLRFSHSNQTGNYSERLYPFKVTSLFSGGTFNKDYNSRYQEIKFSLPA
- the si:dkey-256h2.1 gene encoding uncharacterized protein si:dkey-256h2.1 isoform X2, which produces MSYCRLLLINFYLLYFCVAFRVNATTPPRNAKSFDNLEHIDFVEQNTGNTRSKGRSSEGLGGFEPGDPAPAFQVQTLDGVFIYNPQNDSRRALIIHAFTNKSAFLECLWTWSESLSDLLEYLPSNTEILLLSLDDSAVQDALWMREQVYRAATHRGKEILSRLHFSPTPVFALGNWIPRVLYSWGCGGHNCGLAQVVFSSPDWSIPVIAKRLNARYDWLNGRWGADPYRLLDAGDGCEPVTSVKGTVAWVSEGGCSFFTKIKNMAESNATGVLVYALPGNPIQDMNCSGEECSTSLNIPASMVHIEPSVMQALRKGSPVNVTFQITPSPNFFFAIDQKGVLSEMGWFLYPTFRFMAWQAQWFTFNEALQDQLSRPAIKVPVFDRHLMHGETGAQAVVDLPGDILNYDVLELDASLSCPGRRDETCAHWDHTVQLYVCCDQTSPYCNLELGRWITAFRRGTGHWLTDVSPLIPLLNNNKCSFTMKTVPWAMPWMTSLNLRFSHSNQTGNYSERLYPFKVTSLFSGGTFDKDYNSRYQEIKFSLPASTKKVELYAVITAHGSDENFCGEFCVTSHHFLINRAINNTLIFESAGSPLGCAMRVPEGAVPNEHGTWLYGRGGWCDGLQVDPWRTDITSQLDMS
- the si:dkey-256h2.1 gene encoding uncharacterized protein si:dkey-256h2.1 isoform X1, with translation MSYCRLLLINFYLLYFCVAFRVNATTPPRNAKSFDNLEHIDFVEQNTGNTRSKGRSSEGLGGFEPGDPAPAFQVQTLDGVFIYNPQNDSRRALIIHAFTNKSAFLECLWTWSESLSDLLEYLPSNTEILLLSLDDSAVQDALWMREQVYRAATHRGKEILSRLHFSPTPVFALGNWIPRVLYSWGCGGHNCGLAQVVFSSPDWSIPVIAKRLNARYDWLNGRWGADPYRLLDAGDGCEPVTSVKGTVAWVSEGGCSFFTKIKNMAESNATGVLVYALPGNPIQDMNCSGEECSTSLNIPASMVHIEPSVMQALRKGSPVNVTFQITPSPNFFFAIDQKGVLSEMGWFLYPTFRFMAWQAQWFTFNEALQDQLSRPAIKVPVFDRHLMHGETGAQAVVDLPGDILNYDVLELDASLSCPGRRDETCAHWDHTVQLYVCCDQTSPYCNLELGRWITAFRRGTGHWLTDVSPLIPLLNNNKCSFTMKTVPWAMPWMTSLNLRFSHSNQTGNYSERLYPFKVTSLFSGGTFDKDYNSRYQEIKFSLPASTKKVELYAVITAHGSDENFCGEFCVTSHHFLINRAINNTLIFESAGSPLGCAMRVPEGAVPNEHGTWLYGRGGWCDGLQVDPWRTDITSQLDMSGTNSVLYFGLYEGRNPDPKTEPGYIIMYSFLVFYK